The following are from one region of the Pirellulales bacterium genome:
- a CDS encoding AMP-binding protein, with amino-acid sequence MSDSLAHVRLHLQVLMSEDIRQRWRQVVRESMCHVDAPADDRYWCPELETASRDQLRALQQERVILAYQYLWECSPFYRAKFERAGLAADSIRTLDDLPKIPVTRREEWLENQEANPPWGTFSPLRQEDWTERGWMLFTTSGTTAAQPRVFRHTTHDRDLWSWLGARALYAMGARRGDIAINCFGYGTSVAFWGLHYALNLMGVPVISGGGANTERRAFFIQTYRPTMLLCTPSYALYLGRVMQDAGHSPQESSIRMIVAAGEPGPCVPSTKKRIEDLWHASLHDDFGCTEVAMSPLGYTCREQVRRPDGQVDVHLMEDAYLPEVLHPETMQPVGAGESGVLVVSNLFSESQPILRYVMGDWISVTTEPCLCGRTHARAIGGLKGRNDELIKIRGLMFFPSVIEDAVRRLPEVGDEFKIEIRRVDDMDRIKITVEPNSQIPKGDYATPQQRIARSLKGSLGIDVDVALVPFGTLPRTEFKAKRLFDLREKAF; translated from the coding sequence GTGAGTGACAGCCTTGCACACGTGCGTCTGCATTTGCAGGTACTTATGAGTGAGGATATTCGCCAGCGCTGGCGACAAGTTGTCCGCGAGTCGATGTGTCACGTCGACGCTCCCGCGGACGACCGCTATTGGTGCCCGGAGCTCGAAACGGCTTCGCGCGACCAACTGCGCGCGCTGCAGCAAGAGCGCGTGATCCTCGCCTACCAGTACCTGTGGGAGTGCAGTCCGTTTTATCGGGCCAAGTTCGAGCGAGCCGGGCTCGCGGCCGACAGTATTCGTACGCTGGACGATCTGCCGAAAATCCCGGTCACGCGCCGCGAGGAATGGCTGGAAAACCAGGAAGCCAATCCCCCGTGGGGCACCTTTTCGCCGCTCCGCCAGGAGGATTGGACCGAACGCGGCTGGATGCTGTTCACCACGTCGGGCACGACCGCGGCACAGCCCCGAGTTTTCCGCCACACCACCCACGACCGCGACCTGTGGAGCTGGCTTGGCGCCCGGGCTTTGTACGCCATGGGGGCCCGCCGGGGCGACATTGCCATCAATTGCTTCGGCTATGGCACCTCGGTCGCCTTTTGGGGGCTGCATTATGCCCTGAACCTGATGGGCGTGCCGGTTATCTCGGGCGGAGGGGCGAATACCGAGCGGCGGGCGTTTTTCATCCAGACTTATCGCCCGACGATGTTACTTTGCACGCCCTCTTACGCTCTCTACCTGGGGCGCGTCATGCAGGATGCCGGCCATTCGCCACAAGAAAGCTCGATCCGCATGATCGTGGCCGCCGGCGAGCCGGGCCCCTGCGTTCCCAGCACCAAGAAACGCATCGAAGATCTGTGGCACGCCTCGCTGCACGACGACTTTGGCTGCACCGAAGTGGCCATGAGCCCGTTGGGCTACACCTGCCGCGAGCAGGTGCGACGCCCAGACGGCCAGGTCGACGTGCATTTGATGGAAGACGCCTACCTGCCCGAGGTCTTGCATCCCGAAACCATGCAACCGGTCGGGGCCGGCGAATCGGGGGTGCTGGTCGTGAGCAACCTGTTCAGCGAATCGCAGCCGATCTTGCGGTACGTGATGGGAGATTGGATCAGCGTGACGACCGAGCCTTGCCTGTGCGGCCGGACGCACGCCCGGGCCATCGGCGGCCTGAAGGGGCGCAACGACGAACTGATCAAGATTCGTGGCCTGATGTTCTTCCCCTCAGTGATCGAGGACGCCGTTCGCCGGCTGCCCGAGGTGGGGGATGAGTTCAAGATCGAGATTCGCCGGGTCGACGACATGGATCGCATCAAGATCACGGTGGAACCGAACTCGCAGATCCCCAAGGGGGACTACGCGACGCCGCAGCAGCGCATCGCCCGATCGCTGAAGGGTTCGCTGGGTATCGACGTCGACGTGGCCCTGGTGCCATTCGGCACGTTGCCGCGTACCGAGTTCAAGGCGAAGCGGCTGTTTGACCTGCGCGAGAAGGCCTTCTGA
- the pabB gene encoding aminodeoxychorismate synthase component I, which yields MHTASSTTIGRGQRAAFHLVTELELAHPFWQYRRLYEFEPYSFLLDSAKDPEKLGRFSFVGGDPFLVYKAKRRLQPGAPATARIEVTRRHDAEGRPLAAPKVETREADVFDDLRALLAESYVDVACYADQPVPLLAGAVGYLGYEAGYFVEEMPDLGADDLGMPDVYFMFHDVLLAHCHQSERSFLSVVGRGATEEQARARAERLRDQMLARIEAFEAAPPDLAWSGPNPQRAAATTIDVKSHFDLPGYCELVERCKEHIFAGDIFEVCLTHRLETELVGDPWDLYQELRRINPAPFASFLNFPEGHVISSSPERYVSLGVDRVAESRPIKGTRRRGESEADDEAIYQELFSSVKDRAENVMIVDLVRNDFGRVCRFGSVHVPELMIVEPYATVFQMVSTIRGELDEGLDALDLLRASFPGGSMTGAPKIEAMKIIDRLEPVKRGIYSGAIGYLDFSGVMDLSIVIRTLVERNGRCYFNVGGAIVADSVPQAEYYETLDKARALITAVKNLKACQM from the coding sequence ATGCACACCGCCAGCTCGACAACCATCGGCCGAGGCCAGCGGGCCGCGTTCCACCTCGTCACCGAGTTGGAGCTCGCGCACCCGTTCTGGCAATATCGCCGGCTGTACGAGTTCGAGCCGTATTCCTTCCTGCTCGATAGCGCGAAGGATCCGGAAAAGCTGGGCCGGTTCTCGTTCGTCGGTGGTGATCCGTTCCTGGTGTACAAGGCGAAGCGGCGCCTGCAGCCGGGCGCGCCGGCGACGGCGCGGATCGAAGTCACGCGCCGCCACGACGCCGAAGGGCGTCCGCTGGCCGCTCCCAAGGTTGAAACGCGCGAGGCAGACGTCTTCGACGATCTGCGCGCCTTGCTTGCCGAATCGTACGTCGACGTCGCTTGTTATGCCGATCAGCCGGTACCGCTGTTGGCCGGCGCCGTGGGCTACCTGGGGTACGAGGCGGGCTACTTCGTCGAAGAGATGCCCGACCTCGGTGCTGACGACCTGGGAATGCCGGACGTTTATTTCATGTTCCACGACGTTCTGTTGGCTCATTGCCACCAGAGCGAGCGGTCGTTCCTGTCGGTCGTCGGGCGCGGCGCGACCGAGGAGCAGGCACGCGCGCGGGCCGAGCGGCTGCGCGACCAGATGCTCGCGCGGATCGAAGCCTTCGAGGCAGCCCCGCCCGATCTTGCCTGGTCGGGGCCGAATCCCCAGCGCGCCGCGGCGACGACGATCGACGTGAAATCGCATTTCGACCTGCCGGGTTACTGCGAGCTGGTCGAACGCTGCAAGGAACACATTTTCGCGGGGGATATTTTCGAGGTCTGTCTGACGCACCGGCTCGAAACCGAGCTGGTCGGCGATCCGTGGGACCTGTATCAGGAGCTGCGGCGCATTAATCCGGCGCCGTTTGCATCGTTTTTGAACTTTCCTGAAGGGCACGTGATCTCGAGTTCGCCCGAGCGGTACGTCAGCCTGGGCGTGGACCGGGTTGCCGAGAGCCGGCCGATCAAGGGAACGCGCCGCCGCGGCGAGTCCGAAGCCGACGACGAGGCGATCTATCAAGAATTGTTCTCGTCGGTCAAAGATCGCGCCGAGAACGTGATGATCGTCGACCTGGTGCGCAACGATTTCGGCCGCGTCTGCAGGTTCGGCAGCGTTCACGTGCCCGAGCTGATGATCGTCGAACCGTACGCCACGGTGTTCCAGATGGTGTCGACCATACGCGGCGAGCTGGACGAAGGACTCGATGCGCTGGATCTTTTGCGGGCTTCGTTCCCCGGAGGATCGATGACCGGCGCGCCCAAGATCGAGGCCATGAAAATCATCGACCGGCTGGAGCCGGTCAAGCGCGGCATCTACTCGGGCGCGATCGGCTATCTCGATTTTTCGGGCGTGATGGATTTGTCGATCGTGATCCGTACGCTGGTCGAGCGCAATGGCCGTTGCTACTTCAACGTCGGCGGCGCGATCGTGGCTGACAGTGTTCCGCAGGCCGAGTATTACGAAACGCTCGACAAGGCGCGAGCTTTGATTACGGCCGTGAAGAATTTGAAGGCTTGCCAGATGTAA
- a CDS encoding aminodeoxychorismate/anthranilate synthase component II: MKTVILDNYDSFTFNLYQYIGETDERPLVFRNDKISFDELTQLAPDRIIISPGPGSPEDPAYFGICRQTILELGPTIPILGVCLGHQGIIYSLGGRVIRAPEVMHGKTSYVYHNGNTMFREVPRAFEAMRYHSLVGDPTSLPDCLEVTAKTWDDVIMAVRHREYPIYGIQFHPESIGTAVGKQLLRNFLHGDHGGRN, from the coding sequence ATGAAGACCGTCATCCTCGATAACTACGACTCGTTCACCTTCAACCTCTATCAATACATAGGGGAAACGGATGAACGGCCGCTCGTGTTTCGCAACGACAAGATTTCGTTCGACGAACTGACGCAGCTTGCGCCCGACCGGATCATTATCTCGCCCGGGCCCGGCAGCCCCGAGGATCCCGCGTATTTCGGCATCTGTCGGCAAACGATCCTCGAGTTGGGGCCGACGATTCCCATCCTGGGCGTCTGCCTGGGGCACCAGGGAATTATCTATTCGTTGGGGGGACGCGTGATCCGCGCTCCGGAAGTGATGCACGGCAAGACGAGCTACGTGTATCACAACGGCAACACGATGTTTCGCGAAGTGCCCCGCGCGTTCGAGGCCATGCGTTATCACTCGCTGGTCGGCGATCCGACATCCCTCCCCGATTGCCTGGAGGTGACGGCCAAAACCTGGGACGACGTGATCATGGCCGTGCGCCATCGCGAGTATCCGATCTACGGGATCCAATTCCATCCCGAATCGATCGGTACTGCCGTCGGCAAGCAATTGCTGCGCAACTTCCTGCACGGCGATCACGGAGGTCGAAATTAG